One segment of Vagococcus martis DNA contains the following:
- a CDS encoding sensor histidine kinase, with the protein MTIKKRFIYSYISAIAITIASFFLIVSLTFYVALGKVPNITTIYKMITTQRSLTADEKNSYLGLYNIVQENPEQLKLPLNDRVTKLIKTIEEKNLYVVIRKEQNFSYYSNGLVEKSLQVHAPNYELNNFEPIGTLDNAGKMYHYIKSDFLYDDGKLGSIIVLKRESNLLEFFTKWGIWLILIIILLAILLASLIVQRLKKTIIQPIEHLEEATYSVKEHEDVLTEIERFPEEHIVKEVERLQISFKNMWTELAQAEKLSKQYEDNRKELIANISHDLKTPITSIMGYVEGMMDGVANTDEKKQRYLQTIYKKSQSLNELIEELFLYSKFDMDAVTFHYDTIDLTIFLADFMDDYSVEESIEWSVQLPQTAVYVKADTTQFHRALTNIVQNSIKFLDKSKEINQISLSLIERDDDVIIDLLDNGIGMSKEQADKAFYRFYRGDKSRTPSTKGSGLGLNITEYIVLQHGGHLSVTSEEGQWTNMRMTLPKVKGEDNHESDIDS; encoded by the coding sequence GTGACGATAAAAAAACGATTTATTTATTCATACATCAGTGCGATAGCAATCACAATTGCGTCTTTTTTTCTGATTGTTTCTTTGACGTTTTACGTAGCATTGGGGAAAGTTCCTAATATTACCACCATCTATAAAATGATTACGACACAACGTTCACTTACAGCAGATGAAAAAAATAGTTATTTGGGATTATATAATATTGTTCAAGAAAATCCAGAACAGCTAAAGCTACCTTTAAATGATCGTGTTACAAAATTGATTAAAACAATAGAAGAAAAAAATTTATATGTCGTGATCCGAAAAGAACAGAATTTTTCATACTACTCTAATGGGTTAGTTGAAAAATCGTTACAAGTACATGCTCCAAACTATGAATTAAATAATTTTGAACCGATTGGAACATTAGATAATGCGGGGAAAATGTATCATTATATTAAATCAGATTTTTTATATGACGATGGAAAGCTTGGTAGTATTATTGTACTGAAGCGTGAGAGTAATTTATTAGAATTCTTTACAAAATGGGGGATTTGGCTCATATTAATCATCATCTTACTTGCCATATTATTAGCGTCATTAATCGTTCAACGCCTAAAAAAAACTATCATACAACCGATTGAACATTTGGAGGAAGCTACCTATTCTGTTAAAGAACATGAGGACGTTTTAACAGAGATTGAGCGATTCCCAGAAGAACATATTGTCAAAGAGGTAGAACGTCTTCAAATTAGCTTTAAAAACATGTGGACTGAATTAGCTCAAGCTGAAAAACTTAGTAAGCAATATGAAGATAATAGAAAAGAGTTGATTGCTAATATTTCCCATGACTTAAAGACACCTATCACATCAATCATGGGATATGTTGAGGGCATGATGGATGGTGTGGCTAATACTGATGAGAAAAAACAGAGGTACTTGCAAACTATTTATAAAAAATCTCAAAGTTTAAATGAATTGATAGAAGAATTATTTTTATATTCAAAATTTGATATGGATGCTGTCACGTTTCACTATGATACAATTGATTTGACAATATTTTTGGCAGATTTTATGGATGATTATTCAGTTGAGGAATCTATCGAATGGAGCGTTCAATTACCGCAGACAGCTGTTTACGTTAAAGCTGACACGACACAATTTCATAGAGCATTAACGAATATCGTACAAAATAGTATTAAATTTTTAGATAAAAGCAAAGAAATAAATCAGATTAGTTTATCTCTGATAGAAAGAGATGATGACGTCATCATAGACTTACTCGATAACGGCATAGGTATGTCTAAAGAACAAGCAGACAAAGCATTTTATCGCTTTTATCGAGGGGATAAATCACGGACACCATCAACCAAAGGATCAGGTTTAGGTCTGAATATTACAGAATACATTGTTTTACAGCATGGTGGTCATCTATCAGTAACAAGTGAGGAAGGTCAGTGGACCAATATGCGTATGACTTTGCCAAAAGTAAAAGGAGAGGATAATCATGAATCAGATATTGATAGTTGA
- a CDS encoding DEAD/DEAH box helicase gives MSDLLLNKALKKAFIDKNVESQYLNPKFIINDTDKKEFLLSVLQQELLSCQSFILSVAFITQDGLNTIKTQLSDLADKGIKGRILTSTYLGFNHPDVFHSLLNIPNVEVRISNKSGFHSKGYLFTHQTHQTFIIGSSNLTMSALKLNYEWNVKLTSYDNGEMISTIHDHLEKEWESATILSREWIAEFSKTYQPLPKRMTRSEDIITEEVSEYIVPNRMQKEALNSLKELRQSGERKGLVVSATGTGKTYLAAFDVASYQPKRFLFIVHREQILHKAIESFKKVIGGKDTDYGVLSGQKKDLDAKYLFSTIQTISKDGYQELLGPDAFDYILIDEVHKAGASSYIKTLNYFKPNFLLGMTATPERTDGFNIFELFDYNIAYEIRLKDALEENLLCPFHYFGVTDYEKDGQVISETSDLTYLTYFERVEFLIDKINYYGCSGSNPKGLVFCSRKDEAKELSRLFNQRGIASSYLSGENSIEEREQVIEELESGRIHYIFTVDIFNEGIDIPKINQVIMLRNTESNIIFIQQLGRGLRKDESKEFVTVIDFIGNYQNNYMIPMALSGDSSRNKNNLRRDTIDVNYMTGLSVINFERVAKERIFKSIDAAKLNSFAELRKSYQRLKNRLNKIPMLYDFEEMGELDPLVIIQREKTYDQFLLKMKEDCPLLTEQERLALKFLSVELLFGGRPHELLVIKKMVMENKTYLLSEDIYKLWDEESIDYDRDILASVLSVLDLSFYEAGLQRNYRPAQLFDQKNNGIAMTDFFNSSRKNTLFMKYVMDVVTTGLKKLEKQGMPSTLCLYSKYRRKDVLRVLNMEFKQNEQGIGGYTYSNNQFAIFVTLDKGKDFKASLMAYEDEFIDEETFRWFTKSPRTIKSPEVQILKDFKNWTIHLFIKRKYNQNDKETDFYYLGEMEPIIDTIEQKEKPTSDNKLKNVVEMDFTLKHRVEPDMYEFLTGKIE, from the coding sequence ATGAGTGATTTATTACTAAATAAAGCGTTAAAAAAAGCATTTATTGATAAAAATGTTGAAAGCCAATATTTAAATCCTAAATTTATCATTAATGATACAGACAAAAAAGAATTCTTACTCTCGGTGTTACAGCAGGAATTATTATCTTGTCAGTCGTTTATTCTATCTGTTGCGTTTATCACGCAAGATGGATTAAATACTATTAAAACCCAATTATCAGATTTAGCTGATAAAGGTATCAAAGGAAGAATACTGACCTCAACATACTTAGGTTTTAATCATCCAGATGTCTTTCACTCATTACTAAATATTCCGAATGTTGAGGTTAGAATATCAAATAAATCTGGTTTCCATTCTAAAGGCTATTTATTTACACATCAGACACATCAAACGTTTATAATAGGTAGTTCTAATTTGACGATGTCAGCTTTAAAACTGAATTATGAGTGGAACGTAAAGCTTACCTCTTATGATAATGGTGAGATGATTTCAACGATACATGACCATTTAGAAAAAGAATGGGAAAGTGCCACAATATTAAGTCGAGAATGGATTGCTGAGTTTTCGAAAACATATCAACCATTACCTAAAAGAATGACTCGAAGTGAAGATATCATCACTGAAGAAGTAAGTGAATATATCGTCCCTAACAGAATGCAAAAAGAAGCCCTAAATAGTTTGAAAGAGCTAAGGCAGTCTGGAGAAAGAAAAGGGTTGGTTGTATCTGCAACAGGAACAGGAAAAACTTATCTAGCAGCTTTTGATGTTGCTTCTTATCAACCAAAACGATTTCTATTCATCGTTCACAGAGAGCAAATATTACATAAAGCAATAGAATCATTTAAAAAAGTTATAGGTGGAAAAGATACTGACTATGGTGTTTTATCAGGACAGAAAAAAGATTTAGATGCGAAATATTTATTTTCGACAATTCAAACCATATCAAAGGATGGCTATCAAGAATTATTAGGTCCGGATGCGTTTGACTATATATTAATAGATGAAGTTCATAAGGCAGGTGCCTCATCCTATATTAAAACCCTAAACTATTTTAAACCAAATTTTCTGTTAGGTATGACAGCGACACCTGAGAGAACTGATGGATTTAATATTTTTGAACTATTTGATTATAATATCGCTTATGAAATTCGTTTGAAAGATGCACTTGAAGAAAACTTATTGTGTCCATTTCACTATTTCGGTGTCACAGATTATGAAAAAGACGGTCAAGTTATTAGTGAGACAAGTGACTTAACTTATTTAACTTATTTTGAGAGAGTCGAATTTTTAATAGATAAAATCAATTATTACGGCTGTTCTGGTAGTAATCCTAAAGGGTTAGTTTTTTGTAGTCGAAAAGATGAGGCAAAAGAGTTATCACGCCTATTCAATCAAAGAGGAATAGCGAGTAGCTACTTATCTGGTGAAAACTCCATTGAAGAAAGAGAACAGGTGATTGAAGAACTTGAGTCGGGCAGGATTCATTATATTTTTACAGTCGATATTTTTAATGAGGGAATAGACATTCCAAAAATAAATCAAGTGATTATGCTTAGAAATACAGAATCTAATATTATTTTTATTCAACAATTAGGACGTGGCTTAAGAAAAGATGAGTCGAAAGAATTTGTAACGGTGATTGATTTTATTGGAAACTATCAAAATAACTACATGATTCCTATGGCGTTATCAGGAGATTCGTCACGTAACAAGAATAATTTAAGACGAGATACGATAGATGTTAATTATATGACAGGTCTTTCAGTGATTAACTTTGAGCGAGTTGCTAAAGAGAGGATATTTAAATCAATTGATGCGGCTAAATTAAACTCTTTTGCCGAGCTAAGGAAAAGTTATCAACGTTTAAAAAATAGGCTGAATAAAATACCAATGTTATATGATTTTGAAGAGATGGGTGAGTTAGATCCATTAGTAATTATTCAAAGAGAAAAAACATATGATCAATTTTTACTGAAAATGAAAGAAGATTGCCCATTACTTACTGAGCAAGAGCGATTAGCGCTTAAGTTTTTATCTGTTGAGTTATTATTCGGTGGACGACCACATGAGTTACTTGTGATAAAGAAAATGGTTATGGAAAATAAGACTTATTTATTGTCAGAAGACATTTATAAACTGTGGGATGAAGAATCGATTGATTATGATAGGGACATACTAGCATCTGTCTTATCAGTTTTGGATTTATCTTTTTATGAAGCAGGGTTACAAAGAAATTATCGCCCAGCACAGTTGTTTGACCAAAAGAACAACGGAATCGCGATGACTGATTTTTTCAACAGCTCACGTAAAAATACATTATTTATGAAGTATGTGATGGATGTTGTGACGACAGGTTTGAAAAAATTAGAAAAACAAGGTATGCCATCTACTTTATGTCTTTATTCTAAGTATCGTCGAAAAGATGTTTTACGAGTATTAAATATGGAGTTCAAACAAAATGAACAAGGAATTGGTGGCTACACATACAGTAATAACCAATTTGCTATTTTTGTTACTTTAGACAAAGGGAAAGATTTTAAAGCCTCTCTAATGGCTTATGAAGATGAATTTATCGATGAAGAAACGTTTCGTTGGTTTACTAAATCACCTAGAACAATTAAATCTCCTGAAGTCCAAATATTGAAAGACTTTAAAAATTGGACTATTCATTTATTTATTAAGCGAAAATATAATCAAAATGATAAAGAAACAGATTTCTACTATTTAGGAGAAATGGAGCCAATTATTGATACTATTGAACAAAAGGAAAAGCCAACATCTGATAATAAATTAAAGAATGTCGTTGAAATGGACTTTACACTTAAACATCGTGTAGAACCTGATATGTATGAATTTTTAACTGGAAAAATAGAATAA
- a CDS encoding DUF1722 domain-containing protein, protein MEKNNKQLLSQFQSSWAKNKYWVMSRSQQAYNDIRLMAKGNQWTEEKQRIYEYMISDLEQMSPTDKTLRVAFQHIWGYFKKVATPKEKEIYKELIETSPLKSSELEAFLKELSNRYQQPYLIKMRWGLSV, encoded by the coding sequence ATGGAAAAAAACAACAAACAGCTATTAAGCCAGTTTCAGTCATCATGGGCTAAGAATAAATACTGGGTAATGTCTCGGTCACAGCAAGCATATAATGACATTCGCTTGATGGCTAAAGGAAATCAGTGGACAGAAGAAAAACAAAGAATTTACGAGTACATGATATCAGATTTAGAACAAATGTCTCCTACTGATAAAACACTACGAGTAGCATTCCAACACATTTGGGGTTATTTCAAAAAAGTTGCAACACCTAAAGAAAAAGAAATTTATAAAGAACTAATTGAAACGTCGCCATTAAAAAGTAGTGAGTTAGAAGCTTTTTTAAAAGAATTAAGCAATCGTTATCAACAACCATATTTGATAAAAATGCGATGGGGATTGTCAGTTTAG
- the yghU gene encoding glutathione-dependent disulfide-bond oxidoreductase — MTDYKLPDVWTWEDENNNKGGNRPTAGSRFEQKLPVGSAPFQVYSLGTPNGVKVTILLEELKELGIKDVEYDLYKINIGEGDQFGSDFVSINPNSKIPAMVDQSQTPNIDVFESGSILVYLAEKFGEFLPKDIQGKTEVLNWLFWQVGSGPFVGGGFGHFFHYAPEKLKYPIDRYTMETKRQLDLLDKVLATREFIAGDTYSIADIAIWSWYGQLVLGDLYEGSAEFLDIQSYTHLVEWTHRIAQRPGVKKGMAAEYKAID; from the coding sequence ATGACAGATTATAAATTACCAGATGTATGGACATGGGAAGATGAAAATAACAATAAAGGTGGAAACCGCCCAACAGCCGGCAGTCGTTTTGAACAAAAACTTCCTGTGGGGAGTGCACCATTTCAAGTCTATTCACTAGGAACTCCAAATGGTGTCAAAGTAACGATTCTGTTAGAAGAATTAAAAGAATTAGGAATAAAAGATGTAGAGTATGATTTATATAAAATTAATATAGGTGAAGGCGATCAGTTTGGTTCGGATTTTGTTTCTATCAATCCGAATTCTAAAATTCCAGCAATGGTTGATCAAAGTCAAACCCCTAATATTGATGTATTTGAATCAGGTTCAATCTTAGTTTATTTAGCTGAAAAGTTTGGTGAGTTTTTACCAAAAGATATTCAAGGTAAGACAGAAGTATTAAATTGGTTATTTTGGCAAGTTGGCTCTGGTCCATTTGTCGGTGGTGGATTTGGTCACTTTTTCCATTATGCACCAGAGAAATTGAAATACCCAATCGACAGATATACAATGGAAACTAAAAGACAACTTGATTTACTAGATAAAGTATTGGCAACGCGTGAATTTATCGCCGGAGACACATATAGTATTGCCGACATAGCTATTTGGTCTTGGTATGGTCAACTTGTATTAGGTGATTTATATGAAGGGTCGGCTGAATTTTTAGATATTCAAAGCTACACACATTTGGTTGAATGGACTCATCGAATTGCACAACGACCTGGTGTGAAAAAAGGTATGGCAGCAGAATACAAGGCAATAGATTAA
- a CDS encoding response regulator transcription factor, translating into MNQILIVEDDESIANLQKDYLEINDYNVHVEHDGKKGLEEALNGDYDLVILDVMLPNMDGFEICKQIRLEKHIPIIIVSAKTEDIDKIRGLGLGADDYMIKPFSPNELVARVKAHLSRFTKLTQQQVPVEKEFITIDDVRIEPSARKVYVKDVEVIFTTKEFSLLLFLVTHPNTVWSKEKLFELIWEQEVFYSDVSTVTVHIKRIREKLKQNGVTSFPIETIWGSGYRFNF; encoded by the coding sequence ATGAATCAGATATTGATAGTTGAGGATGATGAAAGCATTGCAAATTTGCAAAAAGATTATCTGGAAATAAATGACTACAACGTTCATGTTGAGCATGATGGTAAAAAAGGGTTAGAAGAAGCATTAAATGGTGACTACGATTTAGTTATATTAGATGTGATGTTACCTAATATGGACGGATTTGAAATATGCAAACAAATTAGGTTAGAAAAACACATACCGATTATTATTGTATCAGCCAAAACGGAAGACATAGATAAAATTAGAGGGTTAGGATTAGGTGCTGATGATTATATGATCAAACCATTTAGTCCCAACGAACTAGTCGCACGTGTTAAAGCCCATTTGTCACGATTTACGAAATTGACGCAACAACAAGTACCAGTTGAAAAGGAGTTTATCACAATTGATGATGTCAGAATCGAACCTTCTGCCAGAAAAGTATACGTGAAGGATGTGGAGGTTATTTTTACGACTAAAGAGTTTTCATTATTATTATTCCTAGTCACTCATCCTAATACTGTGTGGAGTAAGGAAAAATTATTTGAATTAATCTGGGAACAAGAAGTATTTTATAGTGATGTATCGACTGTAACAGTGCATATCAAACGTATCAGAGAAAAGTTGAAACAAAATGGTGTTACGTCATTTCCAATCGAAACTATTTGGGGTAGTGGGTACCGATTTAATTTCTAA
- a CDS encoding DUF4822 domain-containing protein, translated as MIKKKVYTLLFTTALTGAILTGCSTANQTSNSSDSSTAKSSTVESSSTSEQAKENSIGAEYTSILSSTNWQGTVVKDAKGNDLTKENAEFIGLAKYDAKTGYYEFFDKETGETRGDEGTFFVTNDGTKRILISTTKNYQAVVELTEVSDELFTYKRMGKDKEGNDIEVFVQHVPYDKELSFTKGREDLTAKTGTIETKTPGDTILGNTLWNGTKVYDEDGNDLTEENNMFISLAKFDDTDNKYEFFDIESGESRGDFGYFKVIDNNKIRAHVSIGENKYGVALEMTELNDKKFTYKRLGKDKDGNEVTVFVEHEPYSGDHSPAFTF; from the coding sequence ATGATAAAGAAAAAAGTATACACATTATTATTTACAACAGCTTTAACAGGAGCAATATTAACAGGATGTTCTACTGCAAATCAAACATCGAATTCAAGTGATAGCTCAACTGCTAAATCTAGTACAGTTGAATCATCTTCAACATCTGAACAAGCAAAAGAAAACTCAATCGGGGCAGAATATACCTCAATTTTATCTTCTACTAACTGGCAAGGAACAGTCGTAAAAGATGCGAAAGGAAATGATTTAACAAAAGAAAATGCCGAATTCATTGGACTAGCTAAATATGATGCCAAAACAGGGTATTACGAGTTCTTCGATAAAGAAACTGGTGAAACACGCGGTGATGAAGGAACATTTTTTGTGACGAATGATGGCACCAAACGTATTTTAATTTCCACAACTAAAAACTATCAAGCTGTGGTAGAACTAACGGAAGTAAGTGATGAGCTATTTACTTATAAACGTATGGGAAAAGATAAAGAGGGTAATGACATTGAAGTGTTTGTTCAACACGTTCCTTATGATAAAGAACTATCTTTCACTAAAGGGCGCGAAGATTTAACAGCCAAGACTGGAACAATCGAGACAAAGACACCTGGAGATACTATCCTTGGTAACACTCTATGGAATGGTACAAAAGTCTACGACGAAGATGGCAATGATTTAACGGAAGAAAACAACATGTTCATCAGCTTAGCTAAATTTGATGACACTGATAATAAATACGAATTCTTCGATATTGAATCAGGTGAATCTAGAGGTGATTTTGGATACTTTAAAGTCATTGATAACAATAAAATACGTGCACATGTGTCGATTGGTGAAAACAAATATGGTGTTGCTTTAGAAATGACTGAATTAAATGATAAAAAATTTACGTATAAACGATTAGGAAAAGACAAAGATGGTAACGAAGTAACGGTTTTTGTAGAGCATGAGCCTTATTCAGGTGATCATTCACCAGCGTTTACGTTTTAG
- a CDS encoding LPXTG cell wall anchor domain-containing protein, producing MKKNVYVGLFSAMLLVGGTAVTTLAEETGEVIKTEEVVQEQTNDVKPDLGKVTLIGYGTNHYDDLFGDYHFSVAKPAELQGFKLGELTLKGYHYDASNPTYIGWVSLNHTVKDGKYDSEIYFEVHDEGDSIAFKPTKGNMNVARENYPGEYGPSPFLGGEISNGAPLFETPNGTYSAFIRLIFTNVAQPGEDGQENINNDAVDESSNQPDTPENPTEPLGSENNPTGNKVDKQNEKEFVENIKKDGDTSEKYADNKKLPQTSQSNTALSGLMLLLIGSATAVFAKLKFSTK from the coding sequence TTGAAAAAGAATGTTTATGTTGGATTATTCTCAGCAATGTTGTTGGTAGGAGGAACTGCTGTCACAACTTTGGCAGAAGAAACAGGGGAAGTTATTAAAACAGAAGAAGTTGTTCAAGAACAAACAAATGATGTGAAACCTGATTTAGGAAAAGTAACATTGATTGGCTATGGTACGAATCATTATGATGATTTATTTGGAGATTATCATTTTTCAGTTGCTAAACCGGCAGAACTACAAGGTTTTAAATTAGGTGAACTAACACTAAAAGGTTATCATTACGATGCATCAAATCCTACTTATATTGGTTGGGTTTCTTTAAACCATACAGTAAAAGATGGAAAATATGATTCAGAAATATATTTTGAAGTACATGATGAAGGTGACTCTATTGCTTTCAAACCAACTAAAGGAAATATGAACGTTGCTAGAGAAAACTACCCTGGAGAATACGGCCCTTCACCTTTCTTAGGTGGAGAAATTAGTAATGGTGCGCCATTATTCGAAACACCAAATGGTACTTACTCTGCTTTTATTCGTTTAATTTTCACTAACGTTGCTCAACCAGGAGAAGATGGTCAAGAAAACATTAATAATGATGCTGTTGATGAATCAAGTAATCAACCAGACACTCCTGAAAACCCAACTGAACCCCTTGGATCTGAAAACAATCCTACTGGAAATAAAGTAGATAAACAAAACGAAAAAGAATTTGTTGAAAACATCAAAAAAGATGGTGATACAAGCGAAAAATACGCTGACAACAAAAAATTACCTCAAACAAGCCAATCAAATACTGCATTGTCAGGATTAATGTTACTTCTTATTGGTAGTGCTACTGCTGTCTTTGCTAAACTCAAATTCTCTACAAAATAA
- a CDS encoding (deoxy)nucleoside triphosphate pyrophosphohydrolase has protein sequence MKKNINVVGAIIIKEGKVFCCQRGLEKSLPGKWEFPGGKIESGETKEQALVREIKEELLISVQLEEKEFASVSFDYDFGRVNLSTFICHLESGEPQLTEHLQSKWVSFDKLTQLDWAPADIPIVEKLMEAGVDE, from the coding sequence ATGAAAAAGAATATAAATGTTGTTGGAGCAATTATTATAAAAGAGGGAAAAGTCTTTTGCTGTCAAAGAGGGTTAGAAAAAAGTCTACCTGGAAAGTGGGAATTTCCAGGTGGGAAGATTGAATCTGGAGAGACTAAAGAACAAGCATTGGTACGAGAGATAAAAGAAGAACTATTAATTTCAGTTCAACTAGAAGAAAAGGAATTCGCAAGTGTGTCGTTTGATTATGATTTTGGTAGAGTGAATTTAAGTACGTTTATTTGTCATTTAGAATCTGGAGAGCCACAATTGACAGAGCATTTGCAATCTAAGTGGGTATCTTTCGATAAGTTAACTCAGCTAGATTGGGCGCCAGCTGATATACCAATTGTCGAAAAACTAATGGAGGCTGGTGTGGATGAGTGA